A window from Ramlibacter pinisoli encodes these proteins:
- a CDS encoding TRAP transporter small permease subunit, with the protein MKTFEHLFLAANRWALILLLAAMSVIIFTNVTLRYTTSQSIEWAEEVSRHMMIWLTFLGAGPVLRYGGHIAVENLQDALPRPLAVGLRAVVAVLLFAFFGFMVWYGWLYMERTKFQLTAATQIPFSYIYAAMLVGGVLLVVHWLLIVKDYVLERRFASDAHFDATASASL; encoded by the coding sequence GTGAAGACCTTCGAACACCTGTTCCTCGCCGCCAACCGCTGGGCCCTCATCCTGCTGCTGGCGGCCATGTCGGTGATCATCTTCACCAACGTCACCCTGCGCTACACCACCAGCCAGTCCATCGAGTGGGCCGAGGAGGTGTCGCGCCACATGATGATCTGGCTGACCTTCCTCGGGGCGGGCCCGGTCCTGCGCTACGGCGGCCACATCGCGGTGGAGAACCTGCAGGACGCCCTGCCGCGCCCGCTGGCCGTCGGCCTGCGCGCGGTCGTCGCCGTGCTGCTGTTCGCCTTCTTCGGCTTCATGGTCTGGTACGGCTGGCTGTACATGGAACGCACCAAGTTCCAGCTCACCGCCGCCACCCAGATCCCGTTCTCGTACATCTACGCCGCCATGCTGGTCGGCGGCGTGCTGCTCGTCGTGCACTGGCTGCTGATCGTCAAGGACTACGTGCTGGAGCGCCGCTTCGCCTCCGACGCCCACTTCGACGCCACCGCGAGCGCCTCGCTATGA
- a CDS encoding amino acid ABC transporter permease, translating into MRITLDFAAVLSQWPMLLKGVAWTLALTAVSALVGVVVGVACAWARSQGPAWLKLLAGTYVELVRNTPFIVQLFFIFFGLPAAGFRLSPEAASVLAMVVNLGAYATEIIRAGIDATPRGQIEAAVSLALNRVQVFLRVVLPPALRKVWPALVSQIIIVMLGSAVCGQISTEELSYAANLIQSRNFRAFEAFIVATLIYLALAVGVRRLLNWAGPRFLFGGGR; encoded by the coding sequence ATGCGCATCACCCTCGACTTTGCCGCCGTGCTGTCGCAGTGGCCCATGCTCCTGAAGGGGGTGGCGTGGACGCTGGCGCTGACGGCCGTCTCGGCGCTGGTCGGCGTCGTGGTGGGCGTCGCCTGCGCCTGGGCGCGCAGCCAGGGTCCGGCGTGGCTGAAGCTGCTGGCCGGCACCTACGTGGAGCTGGTGCGCAACACGCCCTTCATCGTGCAGCTGTTCTTCATCTTCTTCGGCCTGCCCGCGGCCGGCTTCCGGCTGTCGCCCGAGGCGGCGTCGGTCCTCGCGATGGTGGTGAACCTGGGCGCCTACGCCACCGAGATCATCCGCGCCGGCATCGACGCCACGCCGCGCGGGCAGATCGAGGCGGCGGTGTCGCTGGCCCTGAACCGGGTGCAGGTGTTCCTGCGCGTGGTGCTGCCACCGGCCCTGCGCAAGGTGTGGCCGGCGCTGGTCAGCCAGATCATCATCGTCATGCTGGGATCGGCCGTGTGCGGCCAGATCTCCACCGAGGAACTGAGTTACGCGGCCAACCTCATCCAGAGCCGCAACTTCCGCGCCTTCGAGGCCTTCATCGTCGCCACGCTGATCTATCTCGCGCTGGCGGTCGGCGTGCGCCGGCTCCTGAACTGGGCCGGCCCGCGCTTCCTGTTCGGGGGCGGCCGGTGA
- a CDS encoding glycerophosphodiester phosphodiesterase — translation MPVCRPTALVATALLLLGTAAQALDLQGHRGARGLAPENTLPAFERALAVGVDTLELDVGVTADGVVVVAHDPFLNPSLARDATGQWLAGPGPTIRSLTLQQLGGYDVGRIRPDSAYARSFPHQQPQDGARIPTLSSVFALAAERGAPVRFNIETKIDPNRPEDTVAPDAMATALLQAIRAAGMSERVSVQSFDWRTLRIVQERAPGIPTVCLTARTANVDSTADSRWTAGLRLADHGNSVPRLARAAGCTTWSPNAGALTREALKEAQDAGMKVVPWTVNEPADMDRLIGWGVDGLITDYPDRAREVMRARWMELPPAFP, via the coding sequence ATGCCTGTTTGCCGCCCCACCGCCCTCGTCGCCACCGCGCTGCTGCTGCTCGGCACGGCCGCCCAGGCACTCGACCTGCAAGGCCATCGCGGCGCACGCGGCCTGGCGCCGGAGAACACCCTGCCCGCCTTCGAACGGGCGCTGGCCGTCGGTGTCGACACGCTGGAGCTGGATGTCGGCGTGACGGCCGATGGCGTGGTGGTGGTGGCGCACGATCCCTTCCTCAATCCTTCGCTGGCGCGCGACGCCACCGGCCAGTGGCTGGCCGGGCCGGGGCCGACGATCCGATCGCTCACGCTGCAGCAGCTGGGCGGCTACGACGTCGGCCGCATCCGGCCCGACAGCGCCTATGCACGCAGCTTCCCGCACCAGCAGCCGCAGGACGGCGCCCGCATTCCCACCCTGTCCTCGGTGTTCGCGCTGGCCGCCGAACGCGGCGCGCCGGTGCGCTTCAACATCGAGACCAAGATCGACCCGAACCGGCCCGAGGACACGGTGGCGCCGGACGCCATGGCGACCGCCCTGCTGCAGGCGATCCGGGCGGCCGGGATGAGCGAGCGGGTGTCCGTCCAGAGCTTCGACTGGCGCACCCTGCGCATCGTCCAGGAGCGCGCGCCCGGCATCCCGACCGTCTGCCTCACGGCCAGGACGGCCAACGTCGACAGCACCGCCGACAGCCGCTGGACCGCCGGGCTGCGCCTGGCCGACCACGGCAACAGCGTGCCGCGGCTGGCCCGGGCGGCCGGCTGCACCACCTGGTCGCCGAATGCCGGCGCGCTGACCCGCGAGGCACTGAAGGAGGCGCAGGACGCCGGCATGAAGGTCGTGCCCTGGACGGTCAACGAGCCTGCCGACATGGACCGCCTGATCGGCTGGGGCGTCGACGGCCTGATCACCGACTACCCGGACCGCGCGCGCGAGGTGATGCGGGCGCGCTGGATGGAACTGCCGCCGGCGTTTCCCTAG
- a CDS encoding EamA family transporter produces the protein MFGGVLAGLAAGALWGLVFVSPRMVRGFSPVDLTAGRFLAYGVVAAAVLLWRARSRPAPTAQQALAAAGLSVLGFSGYYLLLVLAIRDAGTEVPTLLIGTIPIWVMLLGKPGSLRWAALVPGLLLTLVGLGLMMGTAHGGSGAGVPHPTRGIVLALAATACWTAFALLNAGWLKRHREVKATDWANWLGVATGAGALLLWGVAGSPAAVLAAQPDLGLFVALAVATGLGSAWLATILWSIASRRLPASLCGQLIVSETLFALLYSFAWDGRWPTWLQFTACVLFTLGILVSIKAHR, from the coding sequence GTGTTCGGCGGCGTGCTGGCCGGCTTGGCGGCCGGCGCCCTCTGGGGCCTCGTCTTCGTGTCGCCGCGCATGGTGCGCGGCTTCTCACCAGTGGACCTCACCGCGGGCCGCTTCCTGGCCTACGGCGTCGTCGCAGCCGCGGTGCTGCTGTGGCGCGCCCGCTCGCGCCCCGCTCCGACGGCCCAGCAGGCGCTCGCTGCCGCCGGCCTGAGCGTGCTGGGCTTCAGCGGCTACTACCTGCTGCTGGTGCTGGCGATCCGCGACGCGGGCACCGAGGTGCCCACCTTGCTGATCGGCACGATTCCCATCTGGGTGATGCTGCTGGGCAAGCCGGGCTCGCTGCGCTGGGCTGCCCTGGTCCCGGGCCTGCTGCTCACGCTGGTCGGGCTGGGCCTGATGATGGGAACGGCGCATGGCGGCAGCGGCGCCGGCGTGCCGCATCCGACGCGCGGCATCGTGCTGGCGCTGGCGGCGACGGCGTGCTGGACGGCCTTCGCCCTGCTCAATGCGGGCTGGCTGAAACGGCACCGGGAGGTGAAAGCCACCGACTGGGCCAACTGGCTGGGCGTAGCGACCGGCGCCGGTGCGCTGCTGCTGTGGGGAGTGGCCGGTTCGCCCGCGGCGGTGCTGGCCGCGCAACCGGACCTGGGCCTGTTCGTCGCCCTGGCCGTCGCCACCGGCCTCGGGTCGGCGTGGCTGGCCACCATCCTGTGGAGCATCGCCAGCCGGCGCCTGCCGGCCAGCCTGTGCGGACAACTGATCGTCAGCGAGACGCTGTTTGCGCTGCTCTATTCTTTCGCCTGGGACGGCCGCTGGCCGACCTGGCTGCAGTTCACCGCCTGCGTGCTGTTCACGCTCGGCATCCTCGTCTCGATCAAGGCCCACCGATGA
- a CDS encoding transporter substrate-binding domain-containing protein, with translation MLPSKRAFTLGLAALALAATAQAQTALDDILKAREIKIAVPTDFPPYGSVGTDLKPQGLDVDMATYIGGKLGVKVELVPVTTANRIPYLQTRKADLVISTLGKNPEREKVIDFTAAYSPFYIAVFGPKATAIKAPADLAGKSIGVTRGSVDDMELTKVAPPSTELRRFEDNNATVSAYTAGQVQLVATSAQTAGTVMAKHPQLGTEFKFTLKDSPNFIGVGKGEDKLRTRVNEILAEAKKSGELDKMAVKWLGRPTGDLPQ, from the coding sequence ATGCTTCCCAGCAAGCGCGCATTCACCCTGGGCCTGGCGGCCCTGGCCCTGGCCGCGACGGCCCAGGCGCAGACGGCCCTCGACGACATCCTCAAGGCCCGGGAAATCAAAATCGCCGTCCCGACCGACTTCCCGCCCTACGGCTCGGTCGGCACAGACCTCAAGCCCCAGGGCCTGGACGTCGACATGGCCACCTACATCGGCGGCAAGCTCGGCGTGAAGGTGGAGCTGGTGCCCGTGACCACGGCCAACCGCATCCCCTACCTGCAGACCCGCAAGGCCGACCTGGTGATCTCCACCCTGGGCAAGAACCCGGAGCGCGAGAAGGTGATCGACTTCACCGCGGCCTACTCGCCCTTCTACATCGCGGTGTTCGGGCCCAAGGCCACGGCCATCAAGGCCCCGGCCGACCTGGCCGGCAAGTCCATCGGCGTCACCCGCGGCTCGGTCGACGACATGGAACTCACCAAGGTGGCGCCGCCCAGCACCGAGCTGCGCCGCTTCGAGGACAACAACGCCACCGTGTCGGCCTACACCGCCGGCCAGGTGCAGCTGGTGGCCACCAGCGCGCAGACCGCCGGCACCGTGATGGCCAAGCACCCGCAGCTGGGAACCGAGTTCAAGTTCACGCTGAAGGACTCGCCCAACTTCATCGGCGTGGGCAAGGGCGAGGACAAGCTGCGCACCAGGGTCAACGAGATCCTGGCGGAGGCGAAGAAGTCGGGCGAGCTCGACAAGATGGCGGTGAAGTGGCTGGGACGGCCCACCGGCGACCTGCCGCAGTGA
- a CDS encoding acyl-CoA thioesterase, whose amino-acid sequence MKLELPAARKLVFTLAIPIRWGDMDAMGHVNNTVYFRYLESARIEWFRSLACEPNPAGEGPLIVNAFCNFHKQLEYPGEVLVKMSVSDPGRSSFESWATIERIDDPGVVYASGGATTVWVDFPKQKSAPLPAWFRQHLE is encoded by the coding sequence ATGAAACTAGAACTGCCCGCCGCCCGGAAGCTCGTCTTCACCCTGGCGATCCCGATCCGCTGGGGCGACATGGACGCGATGGGGCACGTGAACAACACCGTCTATTTCCGCTACCTCGAGTCGGCGCGCATCGAGTGGTTCCGGTCGCTGGCGTGCGAACCCAACCCGGCCGGCGAGGGCCCGCTGATCGTCAACGCGTTCTGCAACTTCCACAAGCAGCTCGAATACCCGGGCGAGGTGCTGGTGAAGATGTCCGTCAGCGATCCGGGCCGCAGCAGCTTCGAGAGCTGGGCGACCATCGAGCGCATCGACGACCCCGGTGTGGTCTACGCATCGGGCGGCGCGACGACGGTGTGGGTCGATTTCCCGAAGCAGAAGTCGGCGCCACTGCCGGCCTGGTTCCGCCAGCACCTGGAGTAA
- a CDS encoding SDR family oxidoreductase, protein MSYSIDLSGRVAFVTGASGGLGAQFARSLSRAGAAVVLASRRVEKLKALRAQIEGEGGDAHVVQLDVTDVDSIRSAVAHAETEVGSIDILVNNSGVSTTQRLQDVTEEDFDFIFDTNVRGAFFVAQEIGKRMLARARGSAPGTFTGGRIINIASMAGLKVLPQIGAYAMSKAAVVHMTKAMALEWGRFEINVNAICPGYIDTEINHHHWQTEQGQKLMQMLPRKRVGDPADLDALIVLLASSESHFINGSVIAADDGFGV, encoded by the coding sequence GTGAGCTACAGCATCGACCTTTCGGGCCGCGTCGCCTTCGTGACCGGCGCATCTGGCGGCCTGGGCGCCCAGTTCGCCCGCAGCCTGTCGCGCGCGGGCGCTGCCGTCGTGCTGGCCAGCCGCCGCGTCGAGAAGCTCAAGGCCCTGCGCGCGCAGATCGAGGGCGAGGGCGGCGACGCCCACGTGGTGCAGCTCGACGTCACCGATGTCGACAGCATCCGCTCGGCCGTGGCCCACGCCGAGACCGAGGTCGGGTCGATCGACATCCTGGTCAACAACTCGGGCGTGAGCACCACCCAGCGCCTGCAGGACGTCACCGAGGAGGACTTCGACTTCATCTTCGACACCAACGTGCGCGGCGCCTTCTTCGTCGCGCAGGAGATCGGCAAGCGCATGCTGGCGCGCGCGCGCGGCTCCGCGCCCGGCACCTTCACCGGCGGGCGCATCATCAACATCGCCTCGATGGCGGGGCTGAAGGTGCTGCCGCAGATCGGCGCCTACGCCATGAGCAAGGCGGCGGTGGTGCACATGACCAAGGCCATGGCGCTGGAGTGGGGCCGCTTCGAGATCAACGTCAATGCCATCTGCCCCGGCTACATCGACACCGAGATCAACCACCACCACTGGCAGACCGAGCAGGGCCAGAAGCTGATGCAGATGCTGCCGCGCAAGCGCGTGGGCGACCCGGCCGACCTGGACGCGCTGATCGTGCTGCTGGCCAGCAGCGAGAGCCACTTCATCAACGGCTCGGTGATCGCGGCGGACGACGGCTTCGGCGTCTGA
- a CDS encoding amino acid ABC transporter ATP-binding protein, protein MPPIVEITALRKSYGTNEVLKGIDLAVQPGEVIAIIGKSGSGKSTLLRCINGLETFQDGALTVDRKQLLHDSPLAMRELRQRVGMVFQSFNLFPHLSVGRNVMLAPTLVKKTGKAAAEAQARQLLQRVGLAEKFDAMPEQLSGGQQQRVAIARALAMEPAVLLCDEITSALDPELVGEVLRVVESLADDGMTLLMVTHEMGFARKVSDRVIFMHQGRVHEMGPPQDLFGQPRTPELRQFLSSLHD, encoded by the coding sequence ATGCCGCCCATCGTTGAAATCACCGCGCTGCGCAAGTCCTACGGAACGAACGAGGTGCTCAAGGGCATCGACCTGGCGGTGCAGCCCGGCGAGGTCATCGCCATCATCGGCAAGAGCGGCTCCGGCAAGAGCACGCTGCTGCGCTGCATCAACGGCCTCGAGACGTTCCAGGACGGCGCCCTCACGGTCGACCGCAAGCAGCTGCTGCACGACAGCCCGCTGGCCATGCGCGAGCTGCGCCAGCGCGTGGGCATGGTCTTCCAGAGCTTCAACCTGTTCCCGCACCTGAGCGTCGGGCGCAACGTCATGCTGGCGCCCACCCTGGTGAAGAAGACCGGCAAGGCGGCCGCCGAGGCCCAGGCGCGCCAGCTGCTGCAGCGGGTCGGCCTGGCCGAGAAGTTCGACGCCATGCCCGAGCAGCTCTCGGGCGGCCAGCAGCAGCGCGTGGCCATCGCGCGTGCCCTGGCCATGGAGCCGGCGGTGCTGCTGTGCGACGAGATCACCAGCGCGCTCGACCCCGAGCTGGTGGGCGAGGTGCTGCGGGTGGTGGAAAGCCTGGCTGACGACGGCATGACGCTGCTCATGGTCACGCACGAGATGGGTTTCGCCCGCAAGGTGAGCGACCGCGTCATCTTCATGCACCAGGGACGCGTGCACGAGATGGGCCCGCCGCAGGACCTGTTCGGCCAGCCGAGGACGCCGGAGCTGCGCCAGTTTCTCTCGTCGCTGCACGACTGA
- a CDS encoding TRAP transporter substrate-binding protein, with product MKLKTSFALAAVAFSVSLSAIAQTPTTLKIGYATTKESHYGVGSTVFCDEVEKGTQGRYKCQHFASSALGGEREMIEAVQIGTLDLVNTSTGPVGNFVPEVKIVDIPFLFRDYDHARKVMDGPIGQDILTKFPSKGLIALGWTENGFRHMTNSKRDIVKPADAAGLKMRTMENKVHMEGYKTFGIQPTPMAFPELFGALQQGTVDGQENPIPVILSSKFAQVQKHLSLTGHVYSPALLLLSPKVWGKLSDADKKVFTEAAKKGSVAQRKKVNDDEANGIAQLEKDGMKVIRTVDGNAFREALKPAYVNYAKEFGADNIKKIQDVR from the coding sequence ATGAAGTTGAAGACATCGTTCGCCCTCGCCGCCGTGGCGTTCTCGGTCAGCCTGTCGGCGATCGCGCAGACGCCCACCACGCTGAAGATCGGCTACGCCACCACCAAGGAATCGCATTACGGCGTGGGCTCCACCGTGTTCTGCGACGAGGTCGAGAAGGGCACCCAGGGCCGCTACAAGTGCCAGCACTTCGCCAGCTCCGCGCTTGGCGGCGAGCGCGAGATGATCGAGGCGGTGCAGATCGGCACCCTGGACCTGGTGAACACGTCCACCGGCCCGGTGGGCAACTTCGTGCCCGAGGTCAAGATCGTCGACATCCCCTTCCTGTTCCGCGACTACGACCACGCGCGCAAGGTCATGGACGGCCCGATCGGCCAGGACATCCTGACCAAGTTCCCGTCCAAGGGCCTCATCGCCCTGGGCTGGACGGAGAACGGCTTCCGCCACATGACCAACAGCAAGCGCGACATCGTCAAGCCCGCTGATGCCGCCGGCCTGAAGATGCGCACCATGGAGAACAAGGTGCACATGGAGGGCTACAAGACCTTCGGCATCCAGCCGACCCCCATGGCCTTCCCCGAGCTGTTCGGCGCCCTGCAGCAGGGCACGGTCGACGGCCAGGAGAACCCCATCCCCGTCATCCTGTCGTCCAAGTTCGCCCAGGTGCAGAAGCACCTGTCGCTCACCGGCCACGTGTACTCGCCGGCGCTGCTGCTGCTGTCGCCCAAGGTGTGGGGCAAGCTGTCCGACGCCGACAAGAAGGTGTTCACCGAGGCCGCCAAAAAGGGTTCCGTCGCCCAGCGCAAGAAGGTGAACGACGACGAGGCCAACGGCATCGCCCAGCTCGAGAAGGACGGCATGAAGGTCATCCGCACCGTCGACGGCAATGCCTTCCGCGAGGCGCTCAAGCCGGCCTACGTGAACTACGCCAAGGAATTCGGCGCCGACAACATCAAGAAGATCCAGGACGTGCGCTGA
- a CDS encoding Bug family tripartite tricarboxylate transporter substrate binding protein yields MSTLFQRLAACALAAACSFAHAAFPDKPIRIVIGFPAGGPLDQHARLLSDKLQAVLGQPVLVDYKAGAGGTVGAQEVMKAAPDGYTLMLANTGVMVINPALYGKLPYQTTRDFTPIARTAMQPLALLVNPALPVRTLREFIDYSRARPGQVNYGSAGNGGISHLVPEMFKSATGLFMVHIPYRGSAPAFTDLMGGQVQFMAESIPQAAGYHKQGKVRALAVTSRERNPALPDIPTVMEAGIKDFEVVGFYGFLAPAGLPRDVAAKLSDAFRQVLADPAVRSRMVSQGADPAFLGSEEFGRFLAAEMPRWADAVKKSGARLD; encoded by the coding sequence ATGTCCACCCTCTTCCAGCGCCTGGCTGCCTGCGCCCTGGCTGCCGCCTGCAGCTTCGCCCACGCCGCCTTCCCCGACAAACCCATCCGCATCGTGATCGGCTTTCCTGCCGGCGGCCCGCTCGACCAGCACGCCCGCCTGCTGAGCGACAAGCTGCAGGCCGTGCTGGGCCAGCCGGTCCTGGTCGACTACAAGGCCGGCGCCGGCGGCACGGTGGGTGCGCAGGAGGTGATGAAGGCCGCGCCCGACGGCTACACCCTGATGCTGGCCAACACCGGCGTGATGGTGATCAACCCGGCCCTGTACGGCAAGCTGCCCTACCAGACCACGCGCGACTTCACGCCCATCGCGCGCACGGCCATGCAGCCGCTGGCGCTGCTGGTCAACCCGGCGCTGCCGGTGCGCACCCTGCGCGAGTTCATCGACTACAGCCGCGCGCGGCCCGGCCAGGTGAACTACGGCTCGGCCGGCAACGGCGGCATCAGCCACCTGGTGCCCGAGATGTTCAAGAGCGCCACCGGCCTGTTCATGGTCCACATCCCCTACCGGGGCAGCGCGCCCGCGTTCACCGACCTGATGGGCGGCCAGGTGCAGTTCATGGCCGAATCGATCCCGCAGGCGGCCGGCTACCACAAGCAGGGCAAGGTGCGCGCGCTGGCCGTCACCAGCCGCGAGCGCAACCCCGCCCTGCCCGACATCCCGACGGTCATGGAGGCCGGCATCAAGGACTTCGAGGTGGTTGGCTTCTACGGCTTCCTGGCGCCGGCCGGCCTGCCCCGCGACGTGGCCGCGAAACTGAGCGACGCCTTCCGCCAGGTGCTGGCCGACCCCGCGGTGCGCAGCCGCATGGTGTCGCAGGGCGCCGACCCGGCCTTCCTGGGCAGCGAGGAGTTCGGCCGCTTCCTGGCCGCCGAGATGCCGCGCTGGGCCGACGCGGTGAAGAAATCGGGCGCCCGGCTCGACTGA
- a CDS encoding ABC transporter permease subunit, giving the protein MTEFSLWDIARNLLLAARWTVSLSLIAFVGGGLVGLVLLVARLRGSPWAVRAVGGYVQLFQGTPLLMQLFLAYFGIALFGINVSAWTAAAVALTLYTSAFLAEIWRGCVAAIPRGQWEAAQSLALDFGEQLRHVILPQALRIAVPPTVGFLVQVVKGTALASVIGFVEITKAGTMITNATLKPFVVYSCVAALYFLLCWPISLYARSLERSLHAAHR; this is encoded by the coding sequence GTGACCGAGTTCAGCCTCTGGGACATCGCTCGCAACCTGCTGCTGGCGGCGCGCTGGACGGTGAGCCTGTCGCTCATCGCCTTCGTCGGCGGCGGCCTGGTCGGCCTGGTGCTGCTGGTCGCGCGCCTGCGTGGGTCGCCCTGGGCGGTGCGGGCGGTCGGCGGCTACGTGCAGCTGTTCCAGGGCACGCCGCTGCTGATGCAGCTGTTCCTGGCCTACTTCGGCATCGCCCTGTTCGGCATCAACGTCTCGGCCTGGACCGCCGCGGCGGTGGCGCTGACGCTGTACACCAGCGCCTTCCTGGCCGAGATCTGGCGCGGCTGCGTCGCCGCCATCCCGCGCGGCCAGTGGGAGGCGGCCCAGAGCCTGGCGCTCGATTTCGGCGAGCAGCTGCGCCACGTGATCCTGCCGCAGGCCCTGCGCATCGCGGTGCCGCCGACGGTGGGGTTCCTGGTGCAGGTGGTCAAGGGCACCGCCCTCGCCTCGGTGATCGGGTTCGTCGAGATCACCAAGGCCGGCACCATGATCACCAACGCCACGCTCAAGCCCTTCGTGGTCTACAGCTGCGTCGCCGCGCTGTACTTCCTCCTGTGCTGGCCGATCAGCCTGTACGCCCGCTCGCTGGAAAGGTCGCTGCATGCCGCCCATCGTTGA
- a CDS encoding electron transfer flavoprotein-ubiquinone oxidoreductase — MTQEEILAQFGPREAMEYDVVVVGAGPAGLATAIHLKQLAMHTGREVSVVVLEKGSEPGAHILSGAIVDPRALTELFPDWREKGAPLTVPVTEDIFLFLSEKGGTRTPTWMLPKNFHNDGNYVASLANLTRWLAQQAEALGVEIFPGFPAAEVLYGDDGSVRGVATANMGVGKDGEPGENFQLGMELHAKYTVFAEGSRGHLGKQLIARFKLDADRDPQSYSIGIKEVWEISPERHKAGLALHSAGWPLDEMTYGGSWLYHMENNQISIGFVVGLDYSNPYLSPYEEFQRFKTHPNIRWYFEGAQPAKRLAYGARALTVGGILSLPKTVFPGGALVGDDAGYLNASRIKGSHAAIKTGMLAAEAAFAALGEGRQHDELSAYPEAFERSWLHEELNKARNFKQWFKKGRTLATLMTGIEQKLLGGHMPWTLHRTQPDHVYLKPAAECKPIAYPKPDGKLTFDRLSSVFISNTNHEENQPAHLTLKDASVPVDINLRKFAGPESRYCPAGVYEFVTDEGTGAERLQINAQNCVHCKTCDIKDPTQNIVWVVPEGGGGPNYPNM; from the coding sequence ATGACACAAGAAGAGATCCTCGCCCAGTTCGGACCGCGCGAAGCCATGGAGTACGACGTGGTGGTGGTCGGCGCGGGCCCCGCCGGCCTCGCCACCGCCATCCACCTGAAGCAGCTGGCCATGCACACCGGCCGCGAGGTCTCGGTGGTGGTGCTGGAGAAGGGCTCGGAGCCGGGCGCCCACATCCTCTCGGGGGCCATCGTCGATCCGCGCGCGCTGACCGAACTGTTCCCCGACTGGCGCGAGAAGGGTGCTCCGCTCACGGTGCCGGTCACCGAGGACATCTTCCTGTTCCTCAGCGAGAAGGGGGGCACGCGCACGCCCACCTGGATGCTGCCGAAGAACTTCCACAATGACGGCAACTACGTCGCCAGCCTGGCCAACCTCACGCGCTGGCTGGCCCAGCAGGCCGAAGCCCTGGGCGTGGAGATCTTCCCCGGCTTCCCCGCCGCCGAGGTGCTGTACGGCGACGACGGCTCGGTGCGCGGCGTCGCCACGGCCAACATGGGGGTGGGCAAGGACGGCGAGCCGGGCGAGAACTTCCAGCTCGGCATGGAACTGCACGCCAAGTACACGGTGTTCGCCGAGGGCTCGCGCGGCCACCTGGGCAAGCAGCTGATCGCGCGTTTCAAGCTCGACGCAGACCGGGATCCGCAGAGCTACAGCATCGGCATCAAGGAAGTCTGGGAGATCTCGCCCGAGCGCCACAAGGCGGGCCTGGCGCTGCACAGCGCGGGCTGGCCGCTCGACGAGATGACCTACGGCGGCTCCTGGCTGTACCACATGGAGAACAACCAGATCTCCATCGGCTTCGTGGTCGGGCTGGACTACAGCAACCCCTACCTGTCGCCCTACGAGGAGTTCCAGCGCTTCAAGACGCACCCGAACATCCGCTGGTACTTCGAGGGCGCGCAGCCGGCCAAGCGGCTGGCCTACGGCGCGCGCGCGCTCACCGTGGGCGGCATCCTGTCGCTGCCCAAGACCGTGTTCCCGGGCGGCGCGCTGGTGGGCGACGACGCCGGCTACCTCAACGCCTCGCGCATCAAGGGCAGCCACGCCGCCATCAAGACCGGCATGCTGGCCGCCGAGGCCGCCTTCGCCGCGCTGGGCGAGGGCCGCCAGCACGACGAACTGTCTGCCTACCCGGAGGCGTTCGAGAGGTCCTGGCTGCACGAGGAGCTGAACAAGGCGCGCAACTTCAAGCAGTGGTTCAAGAAGGGCCGCACCCTGGCCACGCTGATGACCGGCATCGAGCAGAAGCTGCTGGGCGGGCACATGCCCTGGACGCTGCACCGCACGCAGCCCGACCACGTCTACCTGAAGCCGGCGGCCGAGTGCAAGCCCATCGCCTATCCCAAGCCGGACGGCAAGCTCACCTTCGACCGGCTGTCTTCGGTGTTCATCTCGAACACCAATCACGAGGAGAACCAGCCGGCGCACCTGACGCTCAAGGATGCCTCGGTGCCGGTGGACATCAACCTGCGCAAGTTCGCGGGCCCCGAGAGCCGCTACTGCCCAGCCGGCGTGTATGAATTCGTGACCGACGAGGGCACCGGCGCCGAGCGCCTGCAGATCAACGCCCAGAACTGCGTGCACTGCAAGACCTGCGACATCAAGGACCCCACGCAGAACATCGTGTGGGTGGTGCCCGAAGGCGGCGGCGGTCCCAACTACCCGAACATGTAG